In Clostridium sp. SY8519, one genomic interval encodes:
- the galE gene encoding UDP-glucose 4-epimerase GalE has protein sequence MAILLAGGAGYIGSHTAVELIRHGHDVIIADNFCNSSPKAIERIEELAGKKIVSYQADVRDPQAMDAVFSGHTIDCVIHFAGLKAVGESVQKPVEYYRNNIDTTLTLLECMQKHGVSSIVFSSSATVYGEENEIPYVETMKRGSCSNPYGWTKSMMEQILEDAAAADPHLSVVLLRYFNPIGAHESGRIGEDPQGIPNNLMPYISQVAVGRRDHLTIFGNDYPTPDGTCRRDYIHVMDLAAGHVCAVEYAADHSGVEIFNLGTGTPYSVLEIVQAFETVNHISIAHEFGPRRAGDLPEFWANSDKAQKILGWKAERTLEDMCRDSWNWQKNNPNGYREQE, from the coding sequence ATGGCAATCTTATTAGCAGGCGGAGCCGGGTATATCGGTTCCCATACGGCGGTGGAATTAATCAGACACGGACATGATGTGATCATTGCGGATAATTTCTGCAACAGCAGCCCGAAGGCAATTGAACGGATCGAAGAACTGGCCGGGAAAAAAATCGTATCCTATCAGGCGGATGTCAGGGATCCTCAGGCAATGGACGCGGTGTTTTCCGGCCACACCATCGACTGCGTGATTCATTTTGCCGGGTTAAAGGCAGTGGGAGAATCCGTGCAGAAGCCGGTGGAATATTACCGCAACAACATCGACACCACCCTGACACTGCTGGAATGCATGCAGAAGCATGGGGTAAGCAGTATCGTATTTTCCTCCTCTGCCACGGTATATGGCGAAGAGAATGAAATTCCGTATGTGGAGACAATGAAGCGGGGGAGCTGTTCCAATCCCTATGGATGGACAAAATCCATGATGGAGCAGATTCTGGAAGACGCAGCAGCAGCGGACCCGCATCTTTCGGTGGTGCTTCTGCGCTACTTTAATCCCATCGGCGCCCATGAATCCGGCCGGATCGGGGAGGATCCCCAGGGAATCCCGAACAATCTGATGCCGTATATTTCACAGGTGGCAGTCGGCAGACGGGATCACCTGACGATTTTCGGCAATGACTATCCCACACCGGACGGAACCTGCAGAAGAGATTACATTCATGTCATGGATCTGGCGGCCGGACACGTATGTGCGGTAGAATACGCAGCGGATCACAGCGGCGTGGAAATCTTCAATCTGGGAACAGGTACGCCATACAGCGTGCTGGAGATAGTACAGGCCTTTGAAACAGTGAATCACATCTCGATTGCCCATGAATTCGGCCCGCGCAGGGCAGGGGATCTGCCGGAATTCTGGGCGAATTCCGATAAAGCGCAGAAAATACTGGGCTGGAAGGCAGAGCGTACGCTTGAGGATATGTGCAGGGACAGCTGGAACTGGCAGAAAAACAATCCGAACGGCTATCGGGAACAGGAGTAA
- a CDS encoding acyltransferase, with protein sequence MWNRQQRWSGIRGNQTDTERIAYIDLIETMAIIMVIFCHELVIGTSVAANIILQFTTVTAVPLFFMANGALLLNAREFSLRRHIQRTAFVFTAVVGWKLIYYLVMLLIFGDVYREIPVTEMFRYCTGLNMSNPYIPAEHFWFMYALLGIYMIFPFIRIAYDEHREVIVFLCIVLFFFVFFYTDYSQIAEHLRVYRGIRMISFDALKAYSFPFAEGADELLFFLTGGLVHERNYQKKTSGMEQIITVVILAAAFGVLLLQKYLQTGTFHMMWVRLDKDYQRIASYMLSFMIFRFFCIRKRILLPGLFRFFSMRTMNIYAVHYMLCYLYLQFLFPFYPEQNLGIHTLRTVAVLFASIGITEWIRFVPGLRRILGIRPVFYWKKLRNPGVSG encoded by the coding sequence ATGTGGAACAGACAGCAGAGATGGAGCGGCATCCGGGGAAATCAGACGGACACGGAACGGATTGCTTATATCGACCTGATCGAAACCATGGCAATCATCATGGTTATTTTCTGCCATGAATTAGTCATTGGGACATCAGTGGCAGCGAATATTATTCTGCAGTTTACAACCGTTACGGCTGTCCCGCTGTTTTTCATGGCAAATGGAGCGCTTCTGCTCAATGCGAGAGAGTTCTCGCTGCGCAGGCATATACAGCGTACGGCATTTGTATTCACTGCTGTAGTGGGCTGGAAGCTGATCTATTATCTGGTGATGCTGCTGATCTTCGGGGATGTATACCGGGAGATTCCGGTGACGGAAATGTTCCGTTACTGTACCGGCCTGAATATGTCCAATCCCTACATACCGGCAGAACACTTCTGGTTTATGTATGCGCTGCTGGGCATTTATATGATTTTTCCGTTTATCAGGATTGCGTATGATGAGCATCGGGAAGTGATTGTGTTTCTCTGTATTGTGCTGTTTTTCTTTGTGTTTTTTTACACAGATTACAGCCAGATTGCGGAACATCTGCGTGTATACCGCGGGATCCGGATGATTTCCTTTGACGCATTAAAGGCGTATTCCTTCCCGTTTGCAGAAGGGGCGGATGAATTGCTGTTTTTTCTGACGGGCGGTCTGGTGCATGAAAGAAATTATCAGAAAAAAACATCCGGAATGGAGCAGATCATCACGGTGGTGATTCTTGCAGCGGCTTTTGGTGTGCTTCTTCTGCAGAAATATCTGCAGACAGGGACCTTTCATATGATGTGGGTGCGGCTGGACAAAGATTATCAGCGCATCGCATCTTATATGCTGAGCTTTATGATTTTCCGGTTTTTCTGTATCCGGAAAAGAATACTGCTGCCTGGTTTGTTTCGGTTCTTTTCCATGAGGACGATGAATATCTATGCCGTGCACTACATGTTGTGTTACCTGTATCTTCAGTTCCTGTTTCCCTTTTACCCGGAACAGAATCTGGGGATACACACGCTACGCACAGTGGCCGTGCTGTTTGCGTCCATTGGCATAACCGAGTGGATCCGTTTCGTCCCGGGATTGCGAAGGATACTTGGAATCCGGCCGGTATTTTACTGGAAAAAGCTTCGAAATCCCGGCGTCAGCGGGTGA
- a CDS encoding glycosyltransferase — MEDTENRISIIVPVYNCASYLQRCLDSICGQTFRNLQIILVDDGSTDASGAICDRCAAEDARVQVIHQENGGIAAARNCGLKHARGPWLLFVDSDDWIAPELCATALDQAERHQLDVLVYSYKHCPLDDSKPERGRFPAAESSETEYVCDGRKAMQYLTCTYVGNMAWNKLWKRELFDGIQFPMGVNYEDIGTICQVLYPAERVGFLNQRLYFYNTENAGSIMHHENIKNNTDSFLMWDQQIRFLESRQVEGIQANRIAWYEAAYRYLVTCPHDRKDPVYRRAARTVRSFDMRKTNAGRQRILMWKLFMICEPLFDLVCRISGKREHPDTDRS; from the coding sequence ATGGAAGATACAGAAAACAGGATCAGTATCATAGTACCGGTATATAATTGCGCGTCCTATCTGCAGCGCTGTCTGGACAGCATCTGCGGCCAGACTTTCCGCAATCTGCAGATTATTCTGGTAGACGATGGATCCACAGACGCCAGCGGAGCAATCTGTGACCGCTGCGCGGCAGAGGATGCGCGGGTGCAGGTGATTCATCAGGAAAATGGCGGAATTGCCGCAGCGAGAAACTGCGGCCTGAAGCATGCAAGGGGACCATGGCTGCTGTTTGTCGACAGCGATGACTGGATTGCTCCGGAACTCTGCGCGACTGCCCTTGACCAGGCAGAACGCCATCAGCTGGATGTGCTGGTATATTCCTATAAACATTGCCCGCTGGATGACAGCAAGCCGGAGCGGGGCAGGTTTCCGGCAGCGGAAAGTTCAGAAACGGAGTATGTCTGTGACGGCAGAAAAGCCATGCAGTATCTGACTTGTACCTATGTAGGCAATATGGCATGGAATAAGCTCTGGAAGCGGGAACTGTTTGACGGGATCCAATTCCCCATGGGAGTGAACTATGAAGACATCGGAACCATCTGTCAGGTGCTGTATCCGGCAGAACGTGTGGGATTTTTGAATCAGCGGCTTTATTTCTACAATACGGAAAATGCAGGCAGTATCATGCATCATGAGAATATCAAAAATAACACAGACTCTTTTTTGATGTGGGATCAGCAGATTCGCTTTCTGGAATCCCGTCAGGTGGAAGGGATTCAGGCAAATCGAATTGCCTGGTATGAAGCGGCGTACCGTTATCTTGTCACCTGCCCCCATGACCGGAAAGATCCGGTCTACCGCAGAGCGGCGCGTACGGTGAGGTCTTTTGATATGCGGAAAACGAATGCCGGCAGGCAGCGGATTCTTATGTGGAAGCTGTTTATGATCTGTGAGCCGCTGTTTGACCTGGTCTGCCGGATCAGCGGCAAAAGGGAACATCCGGATACAGACCGTTCATAA